A genomic segment from Lignipirellula cremea encodes:
- a CDS encoding helix-turn-helix transcriptional regulator — protein MAGQSPLERQWLILRTLCARRYGATIRELADEYEVSPRTIQRDLGLLRDLGFPLEPQGGPHGRNHWVATHDAQTPPFSFDVSEILGLYLGRALLEPLAGTVVWDSANTAFRKIKASLGEAALAYFGKLNGLIHRTAFRDSQYAEKSQIIDDLMVGVEDQRMTFITYQSARSTEPLTYDVYPYGLVYHRGSLYLVAMSQHHEEIRTFKLDRITDVGLENLTFQRPADFRLQEYLQHSLGIYRGDGEPQRVVVRFAPEVSRYVAEHHWHHSQRLIPQKDGWLRFEVELASLAELKSWVLGFGAKAMVLEPTSLRDEILAEAQAMLENAAAAQRKASPQSAEH, from the coding sequence ATGGCTGGGCAATCACCTCTGGAACGCCAGTGGCTTATTCTTCGAACGCTCTGCGCGCGGCGCTACGGCGCCACCATTCGCGAACTGGCGGACGAATATGAAGTCTCCCCGCGAACGATCCAGCGCGACCTGGGGCTGCTGCGCGATCTGGGTTTCCCGCTGGAGCCGCAAGGCGGGCCGCACGGACGGAACCACTGGGTGGCGACGCACGACGCCCAGACACCGCCGTTTTCCTTCGATGTCAGCGAGATCCTCGGCCTGTATCTGGGTCGGGCCTTGCTGGAACCGCTGGCCGGCACGGTCGTCTGGGATTCGGCCAACACGGCGTTTCGCAAGATCAAAGCCAGCCTGGGCGAAGCGGCCCTGGCCTACTTTGGCAAGCTCAACGGCCTGATCCATCGCACCGCTTTTCGCGACAGCCAGTATGCAGAGAAATCGCAGATTATCGATGATCTGATGGTCGGCGTCGAAGACCAGCGGATGACGTTTATCACCTATCAGTCGGCCCGTTCCACCGAGCCGTTGACTTACGACGTCTATCCTTATGGCCTGGTCTATCATCGCGGGTCGTTGTACCTGGTTGCGATGTCGCAGCATCATGAAGAGATTCGCACCTTCAAGCTGGACCGGATCACCGACGTCGGTCTGGAGAATCTCACCTTCCAGCGACCGGCCGACTTCCGCCTGCAGGAGTACCTGCAGCATAGCCTGGGAATCTATCGGGGCGACGGCGAGCCGCAGCGGGTCGTCGTGCGGTTTGCGCCCGAGGTTTCGCGGTATGTGGCCGAACATCACTGGCATCACAGCCAGCGGCTGATCCCGCAGAAAGACGGCTGGCTCCGCTTCGAGGTCGAGCTGGCCTCCCTGGCGGAGCTGAAAAGCTGGGTGCTCGGTTTCGGCGCCAAAGCGATGGTGCTGGAGCCGACATCGCTGCGGGATGAGATCCTCGCCGAGGCCCAGGCCATGCTGGAAAACGCGGCCGCCGCCCAGCGCAAAGCGTCCCCCCAGTCGGCCGAACATTGA